One stretch of Micromonospora cremea DNA includes these proteins:
- a CDS encoding AAA family ATPase, whose protein sequence is MTQPPQPTAPLIELIFDRLAAADDVPTETAELVLAALTSEDDLTAALAGTPTRLDPRSPTGDGPADRIWLKSVTVAGFRGVGPERTLRIDPGPGLTLVIGRNGSGKSSFAEAVELALTGDSARWADKTSIWRTGWRNLHNPDPCWVGVELRVDGVATPTRVHRAWPVGAELADAEVTVTSARGRHTGLTELGLARPLELYRPFLTAAELGKLAAGTQSQLFDALFAILGLDALTDADQRLLRAARPHDTTIKEVRAQRAALADALAGIADDRARRTASLLRGRGAVDLAAVTAILDEPDEPTTEEAVLLCRELAALDPPPVDEVTRLAGQLREAAVEALRYDGGRSRAALRSAELLRLALEHHEDQGDASCPVCATGTLDGGWRTAAAQSLTDLRQRSVAAQTATTRLTTLLRQTHHLIDDLAVLEGPGSEPPVGALRDAVAALRRVPGKPADLADHLAARYPAVVAAADAARAYAEAFLRQRDTGWRAAAAEVREWVTAAGGLPAREATLARLKAARGWLKDAGTEIRNERVAPFAGHSQRIWAQLRQESNVELGAMTLEGANTRRRVVFPVNVDGADNGTALGVMSQGEMQALGLATFLPRSCAPESPFRFIVVDDPVQSMDPSKVDGLARVLAELAEQRQVVVFTHDTRLPDAVTRLGLGDARIVEVHRAEKSVVTLRPSSDPVTRYLDDAYALSRNEDIPAEVRGPVVAELCRSALEAACHRVVWRIRVARGIPHDDIEAAIEAASRRLATIVALALFDDADRGGDVLGQLSRRHGRRAVDAYQACREGVHGAYLADLPGLVADARFLAEALR, encoded by the coding sequence ATGACCCAGCCTCCGCAGCCGACCGCGCCGCTGATCGAGCTGATCTTCGACCGACTTGCCGCCGCTGACGACGTACCGACCGAGACCGCCGAGCTGGTCCTCGCCGCGCTGACCAGCGAGGACGACCTGACCGCGGCGCTCGCCGGCACCCCCACCCGACTCGACCCGCGCTCCCCCACCGGCGACGGTCCAGCGGACCGGATCTGGCTGAAGTCGGTGACCGTCGCCGGCTTCCGCGGCGTCGGTCCGGAACGGACCCTCCGGATCGACCCCGGTCCGGGCCTCACCCTGGTCATTGGCCGCAACGGCTCCGGCAAGTCCAGCTTCGCCGAGGCCGTCGAACTCGCCCTCACCGGCGACAGCGCCCGGTGGGCCGACAAGACGAGCATCTGGCGTACCGGGTGGCGAAACCTGCACAACCCGGATCCGTGCTGGGTCGGCGTGGAGCTGCGGGTCGACGGGGTGGCCACGCCGACCCGGGTGCACCGCGCCTGGCCGGTCGGGGCCGAGCTGGCCGACGCCGAGGTGACCGTCACCAGCGCCCGGGGCCGGCACACCGGCCTCACCGAGTTGGGTCTGGCCCGCCCGCTGGAGCTGTACCGGCCATTCCTCACCGCCGCCGAGCTGGGCAAGCTCGCCGCCGGCACGCAGAGCCAGCTCTTCGACGCGCTGTTCGCGATCCTCGGCCTGGACGCGCTCACCGACGCCGACCAGCGTCTGCTGCGCGCCGCCCGGCCGCACGACACCACCATCAAAGAGGTACGCGCACAGCGCGCCGCCCTGGCCGACGCGCTCGCCGGAATCGCTGACGACCGGGCCCGACGGACCGCATCGCTGCTACGCGGCCGGGGCGCGGTCGACCTCGCGGCGGTGACGGCGATCCTCGACGAGCCCGACGAGCCGACCACCGAAGAGGCCGTGCTGCTCTGCCGGGAACTCGCCGCCCTCGACCCGCCGCCGGTCGACGAGGTGACCCGGCTGGCGGGTCAGCTGCGGGAGGCGGCGGTCGAGGCCCTGCGGTACGACGGCGGCCGGTCCCGCGCCGCGCTGCGCAGCGCCGAACTGCTCCGCCTCGCCCTCGAACATCACGAGGACCAGGGCGACGCGTCGTGCCCGGTCTGCGCCACCGGCACCCTCGACGGCGGATGGCGTACCGCCGCCGCGCAGTCGCTGACCGACCTCCGGCAGCGCAGTGTCGCCGCCCAGACGGCGACGACCCGGCTCACGACTCTGCTGCGGCAGACCCACCACCTGATCGACGATCTCGCGGTGCTCGAGGGTCCCGGGTCGGAGCCGCCGGTCGGCGCGCTGCGCGACGCCGTGGCCGCGCTACGTCGCGTACCCGGGAAGCCGGCCGACCTGGCCGACCACCTGGCCGCGCGGTACCCGGCGGTGGTGGCGGCGGCGGACGCGGCCCGCGCGTACGCGGAGGCGTTTCTGCGGCAGCGCGACACCGGCTGGCGGGCGGCGGCGGCCGAGGTGCGCGAGTGGGTGACCGCCGCCGGCGGGTTGCCGGCGCGGGAGGCGACACTGGCCCGGTTGAAGGCCGCGCGCGGCTGGCTGAAGGACGCCGGTACGGAGATCCGCAACGAGCGGGTCGCGCCGTTCGCCGGGCACTCCCAGCGGATCTGGGCGCAGCTGCGGCAGGAGAGCAACGTCGAGCTGGGAGCGATGACGCTCGAAGGCGCGAACACCCGGCGGCGGGTGGTCTTCCCGGTCAACGTCGACGGCGCCGACAACGGCACCGCCCTCGGCGTGATGAGCCAGGGTGAGATGCAGGCGCTCGGGCTGGCCACCTTCCTGCCGCGCAGCTGCGCCCCCGAGAGCCCGTTCCGATTCATCGTGGTCGACGACCCGGTGCAGAGCATGGACCCGTCGAAGGTGGACGGTCTCGCACGAGTGCTCGCCGAGCTGGCCGAGCAGCGGCAGGTCGTGGTCTTCACCCACGACACCCGCCTGCCCGACGCGGTCACCCGGCTCGGCCTCGGTGACGCCCGCATTGTCGAGGTGCACCGGGCGGAGAAGTCGGTGGTGACGCTGCGGCCGAGCTCCGATCCGGTGACCCGATACCTGGACGACGCGTACGCGCTGTCGCGCAACGAGGACATCCCCGCCGAGGTGCGCGGGCCGGTGGTGGCGGAGCTGTGCCGTTCGGCGCTGGAGGCGGCCTGCCACCGGGTGGTCTGGCGGATACGGGTCGCACGGGGTATCCCGCACGACGACATCGAGGCGGCCATCGAGGCCGCGTCGCGTCGGCTGGCCACCATCGTCGCGTTGGCGCTGTTCGACGACGCCGATCGGGGCGGTGACGTCCTCGGCCAGCTGAGCCGTCGGCACGGACGGCGAGCGGTGGACGCGTACCAGGCGTGCCGGGAAGGCGTGCACGGCGCGTACCTGGCGGACCTGCCGGGCCTGGTCGCGGACGCCCGCTTCCTGGCCGAGGCGCTGCGGTGA
- a CDS encoding ribonuclease HI gives MRPDEFLRALAELPPPLHGRALTLRPYARSTRCDDCQRIGDAVRLALTAAHYAELTSAGELLATAERLAVEHTEHVAPRLDQQRGRGRVIRWAGASAPLVAATDASWKGRAGGIGYVVSDGHYGLLGRGTGRLDPTGASRVLVDELRAVDYLLTGYDEVPTGMTVLLDSLTALRYLHRWQAGDTDAMPAGYSLRERRWSDQPTLVRLAEQVAHRPGLTFAHVKGHSGHPLNEAADGLSHMARRRREESFDLRPRAYALVDAFLRDWHANATV, from the coding sequence GTGCGGCCCGATGAATTCCTCCGTGCCCTGGCCGAACTCCCCCCACCATTGCACGGCCGGGCACTCACCCTCCGTCCCTACGCCCGCTCCACCCGCTGCGACGACTGCCAGCGGATCGGTGACGCCGTCCGCCTCGCTCTCACCGCCGCCCACTACGCGGAGCTGACCTCCGCCGGCGAACTGCTCGCTACCGCCGAGCGCCTCGCTGTCGAGCACACCGAGCACGTCGCGCCGCGCTTGGACCAGCAGCGCGGGCGCGGCCGGGTGATCCGCTGGGCGGGGGCGTCCGCGCCGCTGGTGGCTGCGACCGACGCCAGCTGGAAGGGCCGCGCCGGGGGCATCGGGTACGTGGTCAGCGACGGCCATTACGGCCTGCTCGGTCGGGGCACCGGCCGGCTCGACCCGACCGGCGCCTCCCGGGTGCTCGTCGATGAACTGCGCGCGGTCGACTACCTGCTGACCGGGTACGACGAGGTGCCGACCGGCATGACCGTGCTGCTGGACAGCCTGACGGCTCTGCGATACCTGCACCGCTGGCAGGCCGGCGATACCGATGCGATGCCCGCCGGCTACAGCCTGCGCGAGCGCCGCTGGTCCGATCAGCCAACCCTGGTCCGGCTCGCCGAGCAGGTGGCCCACCGCCCCGGCCTGACCTTCGCGCACGTCAAGGGTCACAGCGGCCACCCGCTCAACGAGGCTGCCGACGGCCTGTCGCACATGGCCCGCCGCCGGCGGGAGGAGTCCTTCGACCTGCGCCCCCGGGCGTATGCCCTGGTTGATGCGTTCCTGCGCGACTGGCACGCGAACGCCACGGTCTGA
- a CDS encoding RNA-guided endonuclease InsQ/TnpB family protein, with protein sequence MQLRYNYRVYPTPAQQVLLARAFGCARVVFNDGLRARQQAREAGEAYLSDGDLSKRVITQAKQTPEREWLGEVSAVVLQQALADLNVAYRNFFTSISGKRQGRTVAPPRFRSRKDNRQAIRFTANARFKVLDNGRLRLPKIGDLAVRWSRHLPAAPTSVTVIRDAAGRYFASFVVVATDDPLPPVDTEVGIDLGLTHFAVLSNGKKVAAPKFLRRAARKLRRLQQDLSRKQRGSNNRKKAVVKVARAHARVADSRRDWQHQLSTRIIRDNQAVYVEDLCVVGLGRTRLAKSVHDAGWAQFVQMVKYKAARRGRTFAKINRFLPTSQTCSTCGRIDGPKSLSVRSWTCPCGAVHDRDVNAARNILAVGRAESLNACGAQVRPAPVPAPRREAGIRPDAVRYTRSVEGISAL encoded by the coding sequence GTGCAGCTTCGGTACAACTACCGCGTCTACCCGACGCCGGCTCAGCAGGTTCTGCTGGCGCGGGCGTTCGGGTGCGCGCGGGTGGTGTTCAACGACGGGCTGCGCGCACGCCAGCAGGCGCGCGAGGCGGGCGAGGCGTACCTGTCCGATGGTGACCTGTCGAAGCGGGTCATCACCCAGGCCAAGCAGACGCCTGAGCGGGAGTGGCTGGGCGAGGTGTCGGCGGTGGTACTCCAGCAGGCCCTCGCGGATCTTAACGTCGCGTACCGGAACTTCTTCACCTCGATCAGCGGCAAGCGCCAGGGCCGCACGGTCGCCCCGCCGAGGTTCCGGTCCCGCAAGGACAACCGGCAGGCGATCCGGTTCACCGCGAACGCCCGGTTCAAGGTGCTCGACAACGGCCGGCTCAGGTTGCCGAAGATCGGCGACCTTGCGGTGCGTTGGTCCCGGCATCTGCCGGCCGCACCAACCTCGGTCACGGTCATCCGGGACGCGGCTGGTCGGTACTTCGCCTCGTTCGTTGTGGTCGCCACCGACGACCCGCTGCCGCCGGTCGACACCGAGGTGGGCATCGACCTCGGGTTGACCCACTTCGCCGTGCTGTCCAACGGCAAGAAGGTCGCCGCCCCGAAGTTTTTGCGTCGGGCGGCCCGCAAACTGCGCCGGTTGCAGCAGGACCTGTCCCGAAAGCAGCGGGGCAGCAACAATCGCAAGAAGGCCGTCGTCAAGGTCGCCCGCGCGCACGCTCGGGTGGCCGACAGCCGGCGGGACTGGCAGCACCAGCTCTCGACACGGATCATCCGCGACAACCAAGCGGTGTACGTCGAGGACCTATGCGTCGTCGGTCTCGGCCGGACCCGGCTGGCCAAATCGGTGCACGACGCGGGCTGGGCGCAGTTCGTGCAGATGGTGAAGTACAAGGCCGCCCGGCGCGGGCGGACGTTTGCAAAAATCAACCGGTTCCTGCCCACGTCGCAGACATGCTCGACGTGCGGCCGGATCGACGGACCCAAGTCGCTGTCCGTCCGGTCGTGGACCTGCCCGTGCGGGGCCGTGCACGACCGGGACGTCAACGCGGCCAGAAACATACTCGCGGTGGGACGCGCCGAGAGCCTAAACGCCTGTGGAGCGCAGGTAAGACCGGCACCCGTGCCGGCACCGCGCCGAGAAGCAGGAATCCGCCCAGACGCTGTGCGGTACACGCGCAGCGTGGAGGGAATCTCTGCCCTTTAG
- a CDS encoding SNF2-related protein has product MTTSQAATFAPGSRIVVRDEEWLIRSVKTGTADGTMVKAVGVSEFVQDVEATFFTALEDITPLVPEETELVQDTSSRFRQSRLFLEAVLRRTPLPRTERGLALADRFLLDALTYQQRPVELALSGLRPRILLADVVGLGKTLEIGLILAELIRRGRGERILVVSPQQVLEQFQRELWTRFAIPLVRLDSTGIQRIQQEIPAGRNPFTYFKRAIISVDTLKDAGQFGHHLDATTWDAVVIDESHNLINKGTQRNELARRLAAKTDALLLASATPHNGDKESFAQLISLLDPAAIANEKDYQASDIAHLYLRRTKISPEVRDQIGDRWADRGPSQALHCTATPIEEQIFDELTDVWLAGKWTDEAITGQHRLFPYTLLKSFLSSHRALHETVKNRRDKTTGTERAALDRLAELTSAMTDRGSSKLKGLVDELRKIGVGRGSDTRAVVFSERVPTIKWLAEVVPGLLGLKPNAIRVLHGGVADKDEQTILQEFELAGSDVRLLFTGDVASEGVNLHQQCHHLIHYDIPWSLIRIEQRNGRIDRYGQKHQPQFRALILTSDREDAKDDRTVAEKLLNREETAHRSLGSVEAVTGQYDAKAEEDRLVRDLLAGKSVDQSYEAAHAEVDVMADLFAEVGTAPVAADVPLARVPKLFASTQDFVDAALYEIYEDRPEDHIDLRREDELMTFLAPDDLVHRLTDLPRTYLRAHREGEDLRLKVTFDRALAQRKLDQARQSKTPMWPDIAFLSDVHPMVDWLVDKVLIRLGRQQAPVLTADVAAPTFLIQGVYANRLGQPTVVQWMAVSDLPASPTIRPMDEVLREANVGPTMVNRAEAIAIEPLKALLPEAVDVARQYLEGKRAEWAEANAEPLQKHRQQLKSFQQASLFDELPGAHREKRRQRVDTTVQEQHDLLDRLETAGDPLLRVLAVLVPSSESAA; this is encoded by the coding sequence ATGACCACCTCCCAGGCCGCGACCTTCGCCCCGGGCTCCCGCATCGTCGTACGCGACGAGGAATGGCTGATCCGCAGCGTCAAGACCGGCACCGCGGACGGCACGATGGTGAAGGCGGTCGGCGTCTCCGAGTTCGTCCAGGATGTCGAGGCGACCTTCTTCACCGCGCTTGAGGACATCACGCCGCTGGTGCCCGAGGAGACGGAGCTCGTTCAGGACACGTCGTCGCGGTTCCGGCAGAGCCGCCTCTTCCTAGAGGCGGTGCTGCGGCGTACTCCGCTGCCGCGCACCGAGCGTGGGTTGGCCCTCGCCGACCGGTTCCTGCTCGACGCGCTGACCTACCAGCAGCGGCCCGTCGAGTTGGCGCTGTCCGGGTTGCGGCCGCGGATCCTGCTCGCTGACGTGGTGGGCCTGGGCAAGACCCTGGAGATCGGGCTGATCCTCGCTGAGCTGATCCGACGGGGCCGAGGTGAGCGCATCCTGGTTGTCTCGCCGCAGCAGGTCCTCGAACAGTTCCAACGAGAACTGTGGACCAGGTTCGCGATCCCGCTGGTCCGGCTCGACTCGACCGGTATTCAACGCATCCAGCAGGAGATCCCGGCTGGGCGGAACCCGTTCACCTATTTCAAGCGGGCCATCATCTCGGTCGACACCCTCAAGGACGCGGGCCAGTTCGGCCATCACCTGGACGCGACGACCTGGGACGCCGTGGTCATCGACGAGTCGCACAACCTCATCAACAAGGGCACGCAGCGCAACGAGCTGGCCCGCCGCCTGGCTGCGAAGACCGACGCGTTGCTGCTGGCCAGCGCGACCCCGCACAACGGCGACAAGGAGTCCTTCGCACAGCTGATCTCGCTGCTCGACCCGGCGGCCATCGCCAACGAGAAGGACTACCAGGCCAGTGACATCGCCCACCTCTACCTGCGCCGCACGAAGATCAGCCCGGAGGTACGCGACCAGATCGGTGACCGCTGGGCTGACCGTGGCCCCTCTCAGGCATTGCACTGCACAGCGACGCCCATCGAGGAGCAGATCTTCGACGAGCTGACCGACGTGTGGCTGGCCGGCAAGTGGACCGACGAGGCGATCACCGGGCAGCACCGGCTCTTCCCGTACACCCTCTTGAAGTCCTTTCTGTCCTCGCACCGGGCGCTGCACGAGACGGTGAAGAATCGGCGCGACAAGACCACCGGCACTGAGCGGGCAGCGCTGGACCGGCTCGCGGAGCTGACCTCCGCGATGACCGACCGGGGCTCCAGCAAGCTCAAGGGACTGGTCGACGAGCTGAGGAAAATCGGTGTCGGCAGGGGCAGCGACACGCGGGCCGTGGTCTTCTCCGAGCGAGTGCCGACCATCAAGTGGCTCGCCGAGGTCGTCCCCGGGCTGCTCGGCCTCAAGCCGAACGCGATCCGGGTGCTGCACGGCGGTGTGGCCGACAAGGACGAGCAGACGATCCTGCAGGAGTTCGAGCTGGCCGGCAGCGACGTCCGGTTGCTCTTCACCGGCGACGTCGCCTCTGAAGGCGTCAACCTGCACCAGCAGTGCCACCACTTGATCCACTACGACATCCCGTGGAGTCTGATCCGGATCGAGCAGCGCAACGGCCGTATCGACCGTTACGGGCAGAAGCACCAGCCGCAGTTCCGCGCGCTGATCCTCACCTCCGACCGCGAGGACGCCAAGGACGACCGGACGGTCGCCGAGAAGCTCCTCAACCGGGAGGAGACCGCGCACCGCAGCCTCGGCAGCGTCGAGGCCGTGACGGGCCAGTACGACGCCAAGGCCGAGGAGGACCGGCTGGTCCGGGACCTGCTCGCCGGCAAGTCGGTGGACCAGTCCTACGAGGCTGCCCACGCCGAGGTCGACGTGATGGCCGACCTCTTTGCGGAGGTGGGCACAGCGCCCGTGGCGGCGGACGTGCCCCTGGCCCGGGTGCCGAAGCTCTTCGCCTCCACGCAGGACTTCGTCGACGCCGCCCTCTACGAGATCTACGAGGACCGGCCCGAGGACCACATCGACCTGCGCCGCGAGGACGAACTGATGACCTTCCTCGCCCCAGACGACCTGGTGCACCGGCTCACCGACCTGCCCCGCACCTACCTGCGCGCCCACCGCGAGGGCGAGGACCTGCGGCTCAAGGTCACCTTCGATCGCGCCCTCGCGCAGCGCAAGCTCGACCAGGCCCGGCAGAGCAAGACTCCGATGTGGCCGGACATCGCTTTCCTCAGTGACGTGCACCCGATGGTCGACTGGTTGGTCGACAAGGTCCTGATCCGGCTCGGCCGCCAACAGGCCCCGGTGCTCACCGCCGACGTGGCCGCGCCGACGTTCCTGATCCAGGGCGTCTACGCCAACCGTCTCGGCCAACCCACCGTCGTCCAGTGGATGGCCGTCTCCGACCTGCCCGCGTCGCCGACGATCCGGCCGATGGACGAGGTGCTGCGTGAAGCCAACGTCGGCCCGACGATGGTCAACCGCGCCGAGGCCATCGCGATCGAACCGCTGAAGGCACTGCTGCCGGAGGCCGTCGACGTCGCCCGCCAGTACCTGGAGGGCAAGCGCGCCGAGTGGGCCGAGGCCAACGCCGAGCCGCTGCAGAAGCACCGCCAGCAGCTGAAGAGTTTCCAACAGGCCAGCCTCTTCGATGAGCTGCCCGGTGCGCACCGGGAGAAGCGACGCCAACGCGTCGACACCACCGTCCAGGAGCAGCACGACCTGCTCGACCGCTTGGAAACCGCCGGCGACCCGCTGCTGCGGGTGCTCGCCGTCCTCGTACCGTCCTCGGAGAGTGCCGCATGA
- a CDS encoding serine/threonine-protein kinase has translation MTLGKIGGYDLVRPLGSGGMGDVFFAVSPTAERVAVKVIKQHLIEAPTVRERFAAEVDSLKLVFGSRVARLEGADPYANPAWLAVEYVPGATLRQHVDARGPLPLPLAAMSGAMLAEGLAKVHQVKLLHRDLKPQNIILGPDGPKLIDFGLAVLIERDDYLTEPGALVGTPAYMSPEQVKGERDLTPAVDIYALAATLVFALTGHGLYPATNSWNLLLRISEPADLPDLSEVPAELVQLLGTMLAFDPTARPGLTDVRARLLAVATAVSGKSVHALRQEVAALTYDGDTELLVPPDLDDPRQDPEGTPVIEADTVPVPETTPTKVDPERPANPRADVTWLVDKMRRQYARRSTL, from the coding sequence ATGACGCTGGGCAAAATCGGCGGCTATGACCTGGTCAGGCCGCTCGGCTCAGGTGGTATGGGCGATGTCTTCTTCGCGGTGTCGCCGACCGCCGAGCGGGTCGCCGTCAAGGTGATCAAGCAGCACCTCATCGAGGCGCCCACGGTGCGCGAGCGGTTCGCCGCCGAGGTCGACAGCCTCAAGCTGGTCTTCGGATCCCGGGTTGCCCGCCTGGAGGGTGCCGACCCCTACGCGAACCCGGCCTGGCTCGCCGTGGAGTACGTCCCCGGCGCCACGCTGCGCCAGCATGTCGACGCGCGAGGGCCGCTTCCGCTGCCATTGGCCGCGATGTCCGGCGCGATGCTCGCCGAAGGCCTCGCCAAGGTGCACCAGGTCAAGCTGTTGCACCGCGATCTCAAGCCGCAGAACATCATCCTCGGCCCCGACGGCCCCAAGCTCATCGACTTCGGTCTTGCGGTGCTGATCGAGCGGGACGACTACCTGACCGAGCCGGGTGCCCTGGTCGGCACTCCCGCGTACATGTCACCCGAGCAGGTCAAGGGTGAACGGGACCTCACCCCGGCGGTCGACATCTATGCCCTCGCCGCGACGTTGGTCTTCGCTCTCACCGGCCACGGGCTCTACCCGGCGACCAACTCGTGGAACCTGTTGCTGCGCATCAGCGAGCCGGCCGATCTTCCTGATCTCTCCGAGGTGCCGGCCGAGCTGGTGCAGTTGCTCGGCACGATGCTCGCCTTCGACCCCACCGCCCGACCCGGCCTGACCGACGTTCGTGCTCGGCTGCTCGCGGTCGCCACCGCCGTCAGCGGCAAGAGCGTCCACGCCCTGCGCCAGGAGGTGGCGGCGCTCACCTACGACGGCGACACCGAGCTGCTGGTTCCGCCGGACCTGGATGATCCGCGACAGGACCCGGAGGGCACACCGGTCATCGAGGCGGACACCGTCCCGGTGCCGGAGACGACACCCACGAAGGTCGACCCCGAGCGGCCCGCCAACCCACGTGCTGACGTCACCTGGCTGGTCGACAAGATGCGCCGCCAGTACGCCCGCCGCTCGACCCTGTAG
- a CDS encoding DUF4352 domain-containing protein — protein sequence MRKTTTLALIATGLIALGCGSGAADTSTSSGGSGKGEDAPAKTAKVGEAARDGKFEFKVKSAKCGVAKVGSDMLGQKAQGQFCLVTVNVKNIGKEAQMFDGSSQKAYAADGTEYSADGGAAIYANKNAETFLNDVNPGNQVSGVVVFDIPKNVKLAKLELHDSPFSGGVDVSLG from the coding sequence ATGCGCAAGACCACCACTCTCGCTCTGATCGCCACCGGCCTCATCGCCCTGGGCTGCGGCTCCGGCGCCGCCGACACGTCCACGAGCTCCGGCGGTAGCGGCAAGGGCGAGGACGCCCCGGCGAAGACCGCCAAGGTGGGCGAGGCGGCGCGCGACGGCAAGTTCGAGTTCAAGGTGAAGTCCGCCAAGTGTGGCGTGGCCAAGGTCGGCAGCGACATGCTCGGCCAGAAGGCGCAGGGCCAGTTCTGCCTGGTCACGGTCAACGTGAAGAACATCGGCAAGGAAGCGCAGATGTTCGACGGCAGCAGCCAGAAGGCGTACGCGGCCGACGGCACCGAGTACTCCGCCGACGGCGGCGCGGCGATCTACGCCAACAAGAACGCCGAGACGTTCCTCAACGACGTCAACCCCGGCAACCAGGTCAGCGGCGTCGTCGTCTTCGACATCCCGAAGAACGTCAAGCTCGCCAAGCTCGAGCTGCACGACTCGCCGTTCTCCGGCGGCGTCGACGTCTCCCTCGGCTGA
- a CDS encoding N-6 DNA methylase: MCETFDVQENPTITAAEIARLAGVGRAAVSNWRKRHADFPAPVGGTTASPEFDLIQVEQWLRTQGKLPELATADRLWRHLAAASDSPAAGLAAVGALLLARQRGSRSGHPDAQLAPLLPDVDALADELRPQGAFDELWQRFSAPGPGRPFATPDDLADLMIGLASVGGGSVLDPAAGSGAILRAAVRAGSTSVYGQELDEDLARLAGLWLALHDVPGEVCPGDSLRADAFAGRAVVAVVCHPPFGATNWGDEELGHDPRWIVGTTPRTEPELAWAQHALAHLRVGGHAVLLMPPTVASRRAGKRIRSELLRRGHLRAVIALPPGVAAPHGVPLHLWVLRRAAADAPPPARALLIDAAGGDLADTAPRVLAAWRAFATAPDADVEEAGFARAVPVIELLDEEVDLTPARRQPAVAGEASGEHLVRTRERLAAIVGELPALLPQVTPAPDGPDGLFLTVGELAKTGALQLIGPVRAGTSTPAPDGPPVLTVPDVLAGVEASGRVDDRFGQEIPLAVGDVVVPMIARQLIPRVVTADGALLGRNLYLLRPNPAALDPWFLAGQLRTSANEKQASSLSGTMRFDIRRAQVRRLPLDEQRAHGDAFRRLDAFESAIRQAASLGAELAQLTADGLARGSIRPDSPR; encoded by the coding sequence ATGTGCGAGACTTTCGACGTGCAGGAGAACCCGACCATCACGGCAGCGGAGATCGCCCGGCTCGCCGGCGTCGGTCGCGCTGCAGTCAGCAACTGGCGCAAACGGCACGCCGACTTCCCCGCCCCAGTGGGCGGGACGACGGCGAGCCCCGAGTTCGACCTGATCCAGGTCGAGCAGTGGCTACGCACCCAGGGCAAGCTCCCCGAGCTCGCCACCGCCGACCGGCTCTGGCGACACCTCGCCGCGGCCAGCGACTCCCCAGCCGCCGGGCTCGCGGCCGTCGGCGCGCTGCTGTTGGCCCGTCAGCGCGGCTCCCGAAGCGGCCACCCCGACGCGCAGCTCGCGCCGCTGCTGCCCGACGTCGACGCGCTCGCGGACGAGCTGCGCCCGCAGGGTGCGTTCGACGAGCTGTGGCAGCGGTTCTCCGCACCGGGGCCCGGCCGCCCCTTCGCCACCCCCGACGACCTCGCCGACCTGATGATCGGGCTCGCCAGTGTCGGCGGCGGCTCAGTGCTCGACCCGGCCGCCGGCTCCGGCGCCATCCTGCGAGCCGCAGTCCGCGCCGGCAGCACCTCGGTGTACGGGCAGGAACTCGACGAGGACCTGGCCCGGCTCGCCGGCCTGTGGCTGGCCCTGCACGACGTACCCGGGGAGGTGTGCCCCGGTGACTCACTGCGCGCCGACGCCTTCGCCGGCCGCGCCGTCGTCGCCGTCGTCTGCCACCCACCGTTCGGCGCCACCAACTGGGGCGACGAGGAGCTCGGGCACGACCCCCGCTGGATCGTCGGCACCACACCCCGTACTGAGCCGGAGCTGGCCTGGGCGCAGCACGCCCTGGCGCACCTACGCGTGGGCGGGCACGCCGTACTGCTGATGCCCCCCACGGTGGCCAGCCGGCGCGCCGGCAAGCGGATCCGCAGCGAGCTGCTGCGCCGAGGCCATTTGCGCGCCGTCATCGCGCTCCCGCCGGGGGTGGCAGCGCCGCACGGCGTACCCCTGCACCTGTGGGTGCTGCGGCGCGCCGCGGCCGACGCACCGCCGCCGGCGCGGGCGCTGCTGATCGACGCCGCAGGCGGCGACCTGGCCGACACCGCACCGCGCGTGCTGGCCGCGTGGCGGGCCTTCGCCACTGCCCCGGACGCCGACGTCGAAGAGGCCGGCTTCGCCCGCGCGGTCCCGGTCATCGAGCTGCTCGACGAGGAGGTCGACCTCACCCCCGCGCGCCGGCAACCGGCCGTCGCGGGCGAGGCTTCAGGAGAGCATCTGGTACGCACCAGAGAACGCTTGGCCGCCATCGTCGGCGAGCTGCCGGCGCTGCTGCCGCAGGTCACACCCGCGCCCGACGGGCCAGACGGCCTCTTCCTCACGGTGGGGGAGCTGGCAAAGACGGGGGCGCTTCAACTGATCGGCCCGGTCCGCGCCGGCACGTCCACACCCGCACCCGACGGGCCGCCGGTGCTCACCGTGCCGGACGTGCTCGCCGGGGTGGAGGCGTCCGGGCGGGTCGACGACCGGTTCGGGCAGGAGATCCCCCTCGCTGTGGGGGACGTGGTGGTGCCGATGATCGCGCGGCAACTCATCCCGCGGGTGGTCACCGCCGACGGCGCGCTGTTGGGGCGCAACCTCTACCTGCTGCGACCCAACCCGGCGGCGCTGGACCCGTGGTTCCTGGCCGGGCAGCTGCGGACGTCGGCGAACGAGAAGCAGGCGTCGAGTCTCTCCGGAACCATGCGGTTCGACATTCGACGGGCGCAGGTGCGGCGGCTGCCGCTCGACGAGCAACGGGCGCACGGGGACGCGTTCCGGCGCCTCGACGCCTTCGAGTCAGCGATCCGACAGGCCGCTTCGCTGGGGGCGGAACTGGCCCAACTCACGGCCGACGGCCTGGCGCGCGGGTCGATCCGACCGGACAGCCCGCGGTGA